One Gimesia sp. DNA segment encodes these proteins:
- a CDS encoding ATP-binding cassette domain-containing protein yields the protein MVVTAPQSETLLWRLSEVSLSWQGGVRLEGIDLEIPAGVTAIMGYSGAGKTSLLNLLVGFERPDRGDIQRNQTHSETATLDLFWVPHSMGLWPQYTVREHCLLVSPDPDQQQAHVDELLAAFGLTEVSHKYPGQLSQGEASRLSVVRALASQAKVLVMDEPLVHVDQAHWPQYWDFIRAYCLSHGISLVFSTHSPELVLREAQQVICLDQGQVVYHGPVNELYRSPPSVKAASFLGPVNEIDSSGDTSVLPMLARPEQVELITDPAGPFEIKQTHFLGTMEEVRTMNRETGAAHTFYHRPARAALEAGQRISIRLLILFCCLLLCGGCITGDAPELSFSDISQWPVPAEGIKVPAPRSLNVGPDDELYVLDNAGRVLVYDAKDELIKQWEMPDFEIGKPEGVCLLRNGEIAVADTHYHRVVFFDKEGNVLRMLGEYGEGPSQFIYPVSVVQDPEGDIYVCEYGNHDRVQKFSETGEYLLEFGKVGTGPGEFQRPAGMVWHDHKIYVSDAINNRIQIFSDEGEFLEILGAKTGGIPLYYPYDIAIDRKTSELYIVEYGSGRITKTDLQGNILGRFGKTGMQQGEFLTPWGLTVNSKDQVFVADTGNRLIVKLTP from the coding sequence ATGGTTGTAACGGCTCCCCAATCTGAAACACTTCTCTGGCGACTGAGCGAAGTCAGCCTGTCCTGGCAGGGGGGCGTACGCCTGGAGGGCATCGACCTGGAAATTCCAGCCGGGGTGACCGCCATCATGGGGTATTCCGGTGCAGGCAAGACATCTCTGTTAAACCTGCTGGTTGGCTTTGAACGGCCCGATCGGGGAGACATTCAACGCAACCAGACACACTCGGAAACCGCAACCCTCGACCTGTTCTGGGTGCCCCACAGTATGGGACTCTGGCCCCAGTATACGGTCCGCGAGCATTGTCTGCTGGTCAGCCCGGACCCAGATCAGCAACAGGCACACGTCGATGAACTGCTTGCCGCCTTCGGGTTAACCGAAGTGAGTCATAAATACCCCGGACAGTTGTCCCAGGGAGAAGCGTCCCGGCTTTCGGTAGTCCGGGCCCTGGCCAGTCAGGCGAAAGTCCTGGTGATGGATGAACCACTGGTCCACGTCGATCAGGCACACTGGCCCCAGTACTGGGATTTCATTCGCGCGTACTGTCTCTCCCACGGTATTTCACTTGTATTTTCCACACATTCTCCCGAACTGGTCCTGCGCGAAGCACAACAGGTCATCTGCCTGGATCAGGGGCAGGTTGTCTATCATGGTCCAGTCAATGAACTTTATCGTTCGCCCCCCTCGGTGAAGGCGGCTTCATTTCTGGGGCCCGTGAATGAAATCGATTCGTCCGGGGATACCTCCGTTTTACCCATGTTGGCCCGTCCCGAACAGGTGGAATTGATCACTGACCCAGCCGGTCCGTTCGAAATCAAACAGACTCACTTTCTCGGTACCATGGAAGAAGTCCGCACCATGAACCGGGAAACCGGTGCAGCACATACTTTTTATCATCGACCCGCGCGAGCAGCCCTGGAAGCGGGACAGCGAATTTCCATTCGCCTGCTGATTCTTTTCTGCTGTCTGCTCTTGTGCGGAGGCTGTATTACAGGGGATGCGCCAGAGTTATCCTTTTCCGACATCTCTCAGTGGCCGGTTCCCGCGGAAGGCATCAAGGTACCCGCGCCGCGCAGTCTGAATGTGGGGCCTGACGATGAACTCTACGTCCTGGATAACGCAGGACGGGTCCTGGTTTATGATGCGAAAGATGAATTGATCAAACAGTGGGAGATGCCTGATTTTGAGATCGGCAAGCCGGAAGGGGTCTGTCTGCTCAGAAATGGCGAGATCGCGGTTGCGGATACCCACTATCATCGCGTCGTCTTCTTTGACAAAGAGGGAAATGTGCTCCGCATGCTGGGCGAGTATGGTGAAGGTCCTTCCCAGTTTATCTACCCGGTGTCTGTGGTGCAGGATCCGGAGGGAGACATCTACGTCTGCGAATATGGGAATCACGATCGCGTTCAGAAGTTCTCGGAAACGGGCGAGTATCTGCTCGAATTCGGCAAGGTGGGGACCGGACCGGGGGAATTTCAGCGCCCGGCGGGAATGGTCTGGCATGATCACAAAATTTATGTCTCGGATGCAATCAATAACCGGATTCAGATTTTCTCAGATGAAGGTGAGTTTCTGGAAATTCTGGGAGCAAAAACCGGGGGAATTCCCCTCTATTACCCCTATGACATCGCCATCGACCGCAAGACCAGTGAATTGTATATCGTGGAATACGGATCGGGACGCATTACCAAAACAGACCTGCAGGGAAACATCCTGGGGCGGTTTGGGAAAACGGGGATGCAACAGGGAGAATTCCTGACTCCCTGGGGACTGACAGTAAATTCAAAAGATCAGGTATTCGTGGCTGACACCGGAAATCGTTTAATCGTAAAATTGACACCATGA
- a CDS encoding VWA domain-containing protein produces MKIKELYQQLVPRARTSVRWRRALPLIFFLLLYAGLCVGLELSGVLLFARPWAFVLIFFAVWVWWLSVAGYGGLSRGRALAALLTRLVMLGLFVILIAEPRSVRVRDVISVVYAVDLSDSIGERSVDEALEFVTKTVTEKPPMDEAGLVVFGRNSAVELPPRMSFPFEALNSRIDRDATNLEQTLSLAAAMLPEENRGRIVLISDGTETEGSISQILDELKSRDIAVDVLPIQYEYDKEVWLENLELPRFVKLGENYEASVVLSSLQDGAGKLVLRENGEQIYEQEVKFKAGKNRFVVPVYLRDPGYYEYSATIETQAADDQIRENNTVINYIYVEGEGKVLVVTNPAGDDRDWESLVKAIREGERNVDVVSAYEFPSDSLSLMPYDAVLFVNVPADAFNVIQLKAVHDSVFNQGIGFMMVGGDNSFGPGGYHRTVIEDALPVTMDITKKKVLPKGALAIILHTCEFPEGNTWGKRITKQAIKVLGAQDEVGVLVYDYMEGEKWLFKLTPAGDYEKMVPKINGAQIGDMPSFVNTMRLGLKGLKESDASTKHMIIISDGDPQPPAPQLISDFQKNKVSVSMVAIFPHGGRDISTMRAIAGATGGRYYFPSDPNQLPSIFIKESKTLKRSMIQNETFVPEVGMISPVLNGIERIPPLFGYVLTTIKPRAEGVLNAPEKKEAEGEIDPVLSFWRYGLGTTAAFTSDLSPNWGKDWVNWDHYQAFVKQLMIKISRVQKQDHLKLWSHVTGNKATIMVEDFHPEESFLNVAARIAGPHDRKETVVLKQVSPRRYQAEVPLWGKGRYQVTALGKSGEREDHANGGFIVPYSPEFLRFRSNPIVLEEIAQKTGGQRLDPVNATDVIYGRRDPKQSSNPVFDWFLMALAILVPLDVAIRRVQLDWYVIKGWFGFGKEQKQSTATMGALLQRKQDVVDDLDARRGGSTEQTGQSTLAQLQEQGLQKGPATTPKPPGAKDSGNQQSAPPPPQTPPDNQSTTGRLLDMKRKRNSEDKDNDQ; encoded by the coding sequence ATGAAAATCAAAGAACTCTATCAACAGTTAGTTCCCAGAGCACGCACGTCGGTGAGGTGGCGGCGGGCACTCCCTTTGATTTTCTTCCTGTTGCTTTATGCCGGCCTTTGCGTGGGCCTCGAACTTTCGGGAGTCCTGCTCTTTGCCCGGCCCTGGGCATTCGTGCTGATTTTCTTCGCGGTCTGGGTCTGGTGGCTCTCTGTCGCCGGTTATGGCGGGCTGAGCAGGGGCAGGGCACTGGCTGCGCTGCTGACGCGTCTGGTGATGCTGGGGCTGTTTGTGATCCTGATTGCAGAGCCACGGTCCGTTCGAGTACGGGATGTGATCTCGGTGGTCTACGCGGTGGATCTATCCGATTCCATCGGCGAACGGTCCGTCGACGAGGCACTGGAATTCGTTACGAAAACGGTCACCGAAAAACCGCCCATGGATGAAGCCGGTCTCGTTGTCTTCGGAAGAAATTCGGCTGTCGAACTGCCGCCCCGCATGTCGTTCCCGTTTGAAGCATTGAATTCGCGTATCGACAGGGATGCGACCAATCTCGAGCAGACTCTGTCACTGGCCGCTGCCATGCTGCCTGAAGAAAACCGCGGACGCATCGTATTGATCAGCGATGGCACCGAGACTGAAGGCTCCATTTCACAGATTCTGGACGAGCTGAAATCCCGCGATATCGCCGTGGATGTGCTGCCGATTCAATACGAATACGACAAAGAAGTCTGGCTGGAAAATCTGGAATTGCCACGGTTCGTCAAACTGGGCGAAAACTATGAAGCTTCCGTGGTACTCTCTTCGCTGCAGGATGGTGCGGGTAAGCTGGTGCTGCGTGAGAACGGAGAACAGATTTACGAACAGGAAGTCAAATTCAAAGCCGGCAAAAATCGATTTGTCGTCCCCGTCTACCTGCGTGATCCCGGCTACTACGAGTATTCCGCGACAATCGAAACCCAGGCTGCCGATGACCAGATCCGCGAAAACAATACCGTCATCAATTACATCTACGTCGAAGGCGAAGGGAAAGTTCTCGTTGTAACGAATCCGGCCGGTGATGACCGGGACTGGGAGTCGCTGGTGAAAGCGATTCGCGAAGGAGAACGCAATGTCGATGTCGTTTCGGCTTATGAATTCCCGAGTGACTCGCTCTCGCTGATGCCTTATGACGCGGTTCTTTTCGTGAACGTACCCGCTGATGCGTTTAATGTCATTCAACTCAAAGCCGTCCACGACTCCGTCTTCAACCAGGGCATCGGCTTCATGATGGTCGGCGGAGACAACAGCTTCGGCCCAGGGGGCTATCACCGTACGGTTATTGAAGACGCGTTGCCCGTCACGATGGACATCACCAAAAAGAAAGTACTACCTAAAGGCGCGCTGGCAATTATTCTGCATACCTGTGAGTTTCCGGAGGGGAACACCTGGGGGAAACGCATTACCAAACAGGCGATTAAGGTTTTAGGAGCCCAGGATGAAGTCGGGGTTCTGGTCTACGATTATATGGAGGGCGAAAAGTGGCTGTTCAAGCTGACGCCTGCCGGCGATTATGAAAAAATGGTTCCCAAGATCAATGGCGCGCAAATTGGCGATATGCCCAGCTTTGTTAACACGATGCGCCTGGGACTGAAGGGTTTGAAAGAAAGTGATGCCTCCACCAAGCACATGATCATCATCTCGGATGGAGATCCTCAGCCCCCCGCGCCGCAGTTGATCAGTGATTTTCAGAAGAATAAAGTCAGCGTTTCGATGGTCGCCATCTTCCCACATGGCGGACGCGATATTTCGACGATGCGGGCCATCGCGGGCGCCACCGGAGGCCGGTATTACTTCCCCTCCGATCCCAACCAGTTACCTTCGATCTTCATCAAAGAATCGAAAACGCTGAAACGGAGCATGATTCAGAATGAAACGTTCGTGCCGGAGGTCGGAATGATTTCTCCGGTATTGAACGGCATCGAACGCATTCCACCCCTGTTTGGTTATGTGTTAACCACAATCAAACCACGGGCAGAAGGTGTCTTAAACGCGCCGGAAAAGAAAGAAGCCGAAGGGGAGATTGATCCGGTTCTTTCCTTCTGGCGTTACGGACTGGGAACGACGGCCGCCTTTACTTCGGACCTCTCTCCCAACTGGGGAAAAGACTGGGTCAACTGGGATCACTACCAGGCGTTTGTTAAACAGCTGATGATCAAGATCTCACGTGTGCAGAAACAGGATCATCTGAAACTGTGGAGCCATGTTACAGGTAATAAAGCAACGATTATGGTGGAAGACTTTCACCCGGAAGAATCGTTTCTAAATGTCGCAGCTCGGATTGCTGGCCCCCATGATCGGAAAGAGACCGTGGTGCTGAAGCAGGTCAGCCCCCGTCGCTACCAGGCTGAGGTACCTCTCTGGGGGAAGGGGCGATACCAGGTCACGGCTCTTGGAAAATCGGGGGAACGGGAAGATCACGCCAACGGGGGTTTCATAGTACCTTATTCACCAGAATTCCTGCGGTTTCGCTCAAATCCCATTGTGTTGGAAGAAATTGCACAAAAGACCGGCGGGCAACGGCTGGATCCCGTGAATGCAACAGACGTCATTTACGGTCGCCGCGATCCTAAACAGAGTTCCAACCCGGTCTTCGACTGGTTTCTGATGGCACTGGCAATCCTCGTTCCCCTGGACGTTGCCATCCGTCGGGTACAGCTTGACTGGTACGTCATCAAAGGCTGGTTTGGGTTCGGGAAGGAGCAGAAACAGAGCACCGCTACGATGGGAGCACTGTTGCAGCGCAAACAGGATGTGGTGGACGATCTGGATGCCCGCCGCGGCGGCTCGACCGAACAAACTGGCCAGTCGACTCTTGCCCAACTACAGGAGCAGGGTCTGCAGAAGGGACCTGCAACTACACCTAAGCCCCCCGGGGCAAAAGATTCCGGAAATCAGCAGTCGGCACCACCTCCGCCGCAAACGCCACCGGATAATCAGTCCACGACAGGGCGTTTACTGGACATGAAACGAAAACGAAATTCAGAAGACAAAGATAACGATCAGTAA
- a CDS encoding DUF58 domain-containing protein, whose product MAENSALTQYTPLFENKTLSMLERMRLNPTRRLTNRSRGEHLTGKGGSSTEFSDYRNYVAGDDVRYIDWNIFSRLNRPFMKQYQHEEEMHVVIILDASSSMDYEDKFERGKQLAAAFGVMGLLNFEKVSAYACNQRGGRPAQFPPSSGRVSMKRLFDFLTALEPGGDEPVEQAVEDVLRTHRGRGIAVILSDFESFGDLQRPLNLLFSAGLEIFGVQILAPSEVNPEINGDLRLVDSETGQTLDISSAGDLLGLYHEHRAMLEDHLSSLCRQRSGRFLSVNSGESLEHVLFDQLRRKGWVR is encoded by the coding sequence GTGGCCGAGAATTCAGCCTTAACGCAGTATACCCCGCTGTTCGAAAACAAGACGTTATCGATGCTGGAGCGGATGCGCCTCAACCCGACCAGGCGGCTTACGAATCGAAGTCGAGGCGAACACCTGACCGGCAAAGGGGGATCGAGCACCGAGTTTTCTGATTATCGGAACTACGTGGCCGGCGATGATGTCCGCTACATCGACTGGAATATATTTTCGCGTCTGAATCGTCCCTTCATGAAACAGTATCAGCATGAAGAGGAAATGCACGTCGTCATCATCCTCGATGCCTCGTCTTCAATGGATTACGAAGACAAATTCGAACGGGGAAAACAACTGGCTGCAGCTTTCGGAGTCATGGGGCTGTTAAACTTTGAGAAGGTCAGCGCATATGCCTGTAATCAGCGGGGAGGGCGTCCGGCCCAGTTTCCGCCCTCATCGGGTCGGGTCAGTATGAAACGACTGTTTGACTTTCTGACGGCTCTGGAACCAGGCGGAGATGAACCGGTCGAGCAGGCCGTGGAAGATGTGTTACGGACGCACCGTGGACGGGGGATCGCGGTCATTCTCTCTGATTTTGAATCTTTCGGTGATCTGCAGCGTCCTTTGAATTTGTTATTCAGTGCAGGGCTGGAAATCTTCGGGGTTCAGATTCTGGCTCCTTCAGAAGTCAATCCGGAAATCAACGGGGACTTGCGTCTGGTCGACAGCGAGACAGGCCAGACTCTCGATATTTCCTCTGCAGGTGACCTGCTGGGGTTGTATCACGAGCACCGAGCCATGCTGGAAGACCACCTTTCATCCCTGTGTCGACAGCGTTCGGGACGTTTCCTCTCAGTCAACAGTGGTGAATCCCTGGAGCATGTTCTCTTTGATCAGCTGCGGCGGAAAGGATGGGTACGATGA
- a CDS encoding extracellular solute-binding protein yields MNEQIRPQGAPGWLTLIIILLLALLGIGVVFYVQKQADPLVVYCAHDSIFSEKILNEFMAETGIAVEPRFDTEATKSLGLTNLIIREQEHPQCDVFWNNQTLGTADLKSRGLLESYKGSGYERIPESFKDPEGCWTGFAARLRVFITNTNQLQADSAAIEKVLAGPLDQVAIAKPLYGTTLTHFTILCDVWGLDQLKAWYAEQLKRGIQVTTGNSQVKNLVAGGACVLGYTDTDDYFVAVDEQQPVAAVPVTIEDKVILIPNSVAIIKGTQKREQAEKLVDFLLSERAELELARSQSRQIPLGPVDWEQVPEEVKQYRSEIEKAYPLTNLVKQREQTLDWLKTEYLK; encoded by the coding sequence ATGAATGAACAAATCAGGCCCCAGGGTGCTCCCGGCTGGCTTACCTTAATTATCATCCTGCTGCTTGCCCTGTTGGGAATTGGAGTCGTCTTCTATGTTCAGAAGCAGGCAGATCCATTGGTTGTGTACTGCGCACATGACTCTATCTTTTCGGAAAAAATACTCAACGAATTCATGGCGGAGACGGGAATTGCCGTCGAACCCCGGTTCGATACCGAAGCGACTAAATCTCTCGGCCTGACGAATCTGATCATACGGGAACAGGAGCATCCCCAGTGCGATGTCTTCTGGAATAATCAGACCCTGGGCACCGCGGATCTGAAATCCCGTGGACTGCTGGAAAGCTATAAAGGCTCCGGATACGAACGAATCCCTGAGTCATTCAAAGATCCGGAAGGTTGCTGGACCGGTTTCGCAGCCCGTTTGCGGGTTTTTATTACCAATACGAATCAGCTGCAGGCGGATTCCGCCGCCATCGAGAAGGTTCTGGCCGGGCCGTTGGACCAGGTCGCGATTGCCAAACCCCTGTACGGGACGACGCTCACTCATTTCACCATCCTCTGTGATGTCTGGGGACTGGATCAACTCAAAGCCTGGTATGCGGAACAACTCAAACGGGGGATTCAGGTCACGACCGGAAATTCTCAAGTCAAGAACCTTGTCGCCGGCGGTGCCTGCGTACTGGGCTATACAGACACGGATGACTATTTTGTCGCCGTCGATGAGCAACAGCCGGTAGCTGCCGTCCCCGTGACGATCGAGGACAAAGTCATTCTGATTCCCAACAGCGTGGCGATCATTAAAGGAACTCAAAAGCGGGAGCAGGCCGAGAAACTGGTCGATTTTCTGCTCTCGGAGCGGGCTGAACTGGAACTGGCCCGCTCGCAGTCACGCCAGATTCCCCTGGGGCCGGTCGACTGGGAGCAGGTTCCAGAAGAAGTAAAACAGTATCGGTCTGAGATCGAAAAAGCATATCCCCTGACGAATCTGGTCAAACAAAGAGAGCAGACGCTGGACTGGCTCAAAACGGAGTACTTGAAATGA
- a CDS encoding VWA domain-containing protein: MNFWPGFYALQGAWFLLLLIPLLVFYFLKLKRPHQRVPSLALWSQVINDRRVNSPFQKFKRSILLLLQILLLLFLVLALMQPYIQSGAERAEYLPILIDCSASMAATDPETKKSRLDLAKERVNELIENMLPDQRISLVAVGSTARRLTDFTDNQRVLKKSLASLEVDDVPSQLEDALRMTQALSRTAPIKSVLFYSDGNFPQEIDFELPFELNYQLLPPAGVNVGITSMNARKNQAGTWDVFLRIENSKQADSSASVELIQDGQSVAREEIVLGPGESQRLEFSVDAGGASKIKAILTPAGADSLVADNEAYLTIPQSRQLLVYVDPELASYRYALDENSEMILYPQPDQSSAPAEYDLVISGAAKDMDREALIKLGVGFVPEELEKYIKLETELTEVVDWNRSSSLLRHVQLSDVQITQQPVWTENSGVENLEELGYEVLIHGKLGPLLLQKRTPTDQEFYFLFDTDRSTLPYRVGFPILVSNLVQLTLQEAGIAETQAAATPVLPVVEYQPEQSYQIKSPVGKTMTVKSDANGVLSGIAALHVGTYNISGEGAKDAEIGVSLLNPLETSLVSVEKIQFSEVPVSAAAAQIDSDKPLWSEFALIAFFLLLLEWWYFQRKPSGVPT; the protein is encoded by the coding sequence ATGAATTTCTGGCCCGGATTTTACGCTCTGCAGGGTGCCTGGTTTCTATTGCTGCTGATTCCGCTGCTTGTGTTTTACTTTTTGAAACTCAAGCGACCGCATCAGCGCGTGCCTTCGCTGGCACTCTGGAGCCAGGTCATCAATGACCGTCGGGTGAATTCTCCTTTTCAGAAATTCAAACGCAGCATTCTGTTACTGCTGCAGATCCTGTTACTGCTGTTCCTGGTTCTGGCTTTAATGCAGCCTTATATCCAGAGCGGGGCAGAACGGGCCGAATACCTGCCAATTCTGATCGACTGCTCCGCCAGTATGGCTGCGACCGATCCGGAAACAAAAAAGTCACGGCTGGATCTCGCCAAAGAGCGAGTGAATGAGCTGATCGAGAATATGCTGCCCGACCAGAGAATCTCGCTGGTCGCCGTCGGCTCGACTGCCCGGCGGCTGACTGATTTCACCGACAATCAGCGTGTTCTCAAAAAGTCGCTGGCATCACTCGAAGTAGATGATGTTCCCAGCCAGCTGGAAGACGCGCTGCGGATGACACAGGCACTCTCACGCACCGCCCCGATTAAATCAGTCCTCTTCTACTCCGATGGTAATTTCCCACAAGAGATCGACTTTGAACTCCCCTTTGAGCTGAATTACCAGCTGTTGCCTCCTGCTGGCGTGAATGTCGGAATCACCTCCATGAATGCCCGCAAAAATCAGGCGGGGACCTGGGATGTCTTCCTGCGGATCGAGAACTCAAAGCAGGCAGACAGTTCCGCCTCGGTCGAACTGATCCAGGATGGACAGAGTGTCGCCCGGGAAGAGATTGTTCTGGGCCCGGGAGAATCACAACGACTGGAATTCTCCGTTGATGCGGGAGGCGCTTCAAAAATCAAAGCCATCCTGACTCCTGCAGGCGCAGACAGTCTGGTCGCCGATAACGAAGCCTATCTGACCATTCCCCAGTCTCGCCAACTTCTGGTTTATGTGGATCCTGAGTTAGCCAGCTATCGGTATGCATTGGATGAAAACTCCGAGATGATCCTTTATCCACAACCAGATCAAAGCTCAGCGCCTGCGGAATACGATCTGGTCATTTCCGGTGCCGCTAAGGATATGGATCGTGAAGCATTAATCAAACTGGGAGTCGGCTTTGTACCGGAAGAGTTAGAGAAGTATATCAAGCTGGAAACGGAACTGACCGAAGTGGTGGACTGGAACCGCAGTTCATCGCTGCTCAGACACGTACAGTTGAGTGATGTCCAGATCACCCAGCAGCCGGTCTGGACGGAGAACTCCGGCGTAGAAAATCTGGAAGAACTGGGCTACGAAGTTCTGATTCACGGCAAACTGGGACCACTGTTACTGCAGAAAAGGACTCCCACCGATCAGGAATTCTATTTTCTGTTCGATACAGACCGTTCGACACTCCCTTATCGAGTTGGTTTTCCCATTCTGGTTTCGAACCTGGTACAGTTAACTCTGCAGGAGGCAGGAATCGCTGAAACTCAAGCCGCAGCAACACCGGTTTTACCGGTTGTGGAATATCAGCCGGAGCAGAGTTACCAGATTAAGTCCCCTGTCGGTAAGACGATGACAGTGAAGAGTGATGCGAATGGCGTCTTGTCCGGCATCGCGGCGCTCCATGTGGGCACTTACAACATCAGTGGCGAAGGTGCTAAAGATGCCGAAATTGGCGTGAGTTTATTGAACCCTCTGGAAACTTCTCTCGTTTCCGTAGAGAAGATCCAGTTCAGCGAAGTTCCGGTCAGCGCAGCGGCAGCGCAGATTGACAGCGATAAACCGCTCTGGAGTGAGTTTGCCCTGATCGCGTTTTTCCTGTTACTACTCGAATGGTGGTATTTCCAACGCAAACCATCGGGTGTTCCTACTTAA
- a CDS encoding MoxR family ATPase, protein MNQPETTDEPIVLQAEADHFKKVFNEVRSEVGRMIIGQERVVESTLYALFCGGNVLLEGVPGLGKTELVKALSRVLDLHFQRIQFTPDLMPADIIGTNIMSTDETGTYRFEFRKGPIFTQLLLADEINRASPKTQSALLETMQEGTVTAGGTQYRLDQPFFVMATQNPIEQEGTYPLPEAQLDRFMFKINVPFPNREELNTIVQQTILKQPVELTKLLNSSQILELRSVLEKVVVVEPIRDYAIRLVLSTHPGTDFATDEVRRFIHWGASPRAAQSLVKAARVRALSEGRAHVAFEDIRYFANEVLQHRVLLNYDGQAENIKVTDLITKICQELPEKE, encoded by the coding sequence ATGAATCAGCCGGAAACAACCGACGAACCCATCGTGTTACAGGCCGAAGCCGATCACTTTAAAAAAGTGTTCAACGAGGTGCGGTCCGAAGTGGGCCGGATGATTATCGGCCAGGAGCGGGTCGTAGAATCGACACTCTATGCCCTGTTTTGTGGCGGCAATGTCCTGCTGGAAGGGGTCCCCGGACTGGGGAAAACCGAACTGGTGAAAGCACTCTCCCGGGTACTGGACCTTCATTTTCAACGGATTCAGTTTACTCCGGACCTCATGCCTGCGGATATTATCGGCACCAATATCATGAGTACCGACGAAACCGGGACCTACCGCTTCGAATTCCGCAAAGGACCGATTTTTACCCAGTTACTGCTGGCAGACGAAATCAACCGGGCGTCACCCAAGACACAGTCGGCCCTGCTGGAAACGATGCAGGAAGGAACCGTCACCGCCGGCGGGACACAGTATCGGCTGGACCAGCCCTTTTTTGTGATGGCAACCCAGAACCCGATTGAGCAGGAAGGGACCTATCCACTTCCGGAAGCACAGCTGGACCGCTTTATGTTCAAAATTAATGTTCCGTTTCCTAACCGTGAAGAACTCAACACGATTGTGCAGCAGACCATTCTGAAACAGCCGGTCGAACTGACCAAACTGCTCAATAGCAGTCAGATTCTGGAACTGCGTTCGGTGCTGGAAAAGGTTGTGGTTGTCGAACCAATCCGCGACTATGCCATTCGTCTGGTGCTCTCAACCCATCCGGGAACCGATTTCGCAACCGATGAGGTCCGCAGATTCATTCACTGGGGCGCCAGTCCCCGGGCAGCGCAGTCCCTGGTGAAAGCGGCGCGGGTGCGTGCTTTGAGTGAAGGCCGGGCGCACGTGGCGTTTGAAGACATTCGCTACTTTGCGAACGAGGTGCTGCAGCATCGGGTGCTGCTCAACTATGACGGGCAGGCGGAAAATATCAAAGTAACCGATCTGATCACCAAAATCTGCCAGGAACTGCCCGAGAAGGAGTAA